A part of Brassica rapa cultivar Chiifu-401-42 chromosome A05, CAAS_Brap_v3.01, whole genome shotgun sequence genomic DNA contains:
- the LOC103867977 gene encoding UDP-glycosyltransferase 87A1 produces MDPIIPQPFGVCHVVAMPWPGRGHINPMMNFCKRLLLRDPTLIVTFVVTEEWLGFIGSDPKPYRIHFATLPNLIPSELVRANNFTGFIDAIYTNLEEPFEHLLDSLSSPPPTVIISDTFVLWAVSVGTRRNIPVASFWTESAAILSLFVHSDLLAAHGHFPTEPSETKEDEVVDYIPGLSPTRLRDLPEIYHGFSHQVFNKFKPCFDELSKAKYLLFPSPYELEPKAVDFFTSKFDFPVYTTGPLIPFEELSAGNDVIKPEYIQWLDGQPESSVLYISQGSFLSVSEAEMEEIVGGVRESGISFLWVARGGESKLKEALEGSPGVVVSWCDQLRVLSHKAVGGFWTHCGFNSTLEGIYSGVPMLTFPLFWDQFLNAKMIVEDWRVGMGIKSDKKTELVRRDDIKELVKRFMDGESEEVREMRRRACDLSEICRGAVAERGSSDVNIDAFLKDITKIV; encoded by the exons ATGGATCCTATCATACCACAACCGTTCGGAGTCTGCCACGTGGTAGCCATGCCTTGGCCCGGAAGAGGCCACATCAACCCCATGATGAACTTCTGCAAACGCCTCCTCCTCCGAGACCCAACCCTCATCGTCACGTTCGTCGTCACCGAAGAATGGCTCGGCTTCATCGGGTCCGACCCGAAGCCCTACCGTATCCACTTCGCCACTCTCCCAAACCTCATCCCCTCCGAGCTAGTCCGTGCCAACAACTTCACCGGCTTCATCGACGCCATCTACACCAACTTGGAGGAACCCTTCGAGCACTTACTCGACAGCCTCAGCTCCCCGCCTCCCACCGTAATCATCTCCGACACTTTCGTCCTCTGGGCAGTGAGTGTCGGCACACGGAGGAATATTCCGGTAGCTTCTTTCTGGACCGAGTCAGCCGCGATCCTCTCCCTCTTCGTCCACTCCGATCTTCTCGCAGCTCACGGCCATTTTCCGACCGAACCATCAG AGACGAAAGAAGACGAAGTTGTTGATTACATTCCCGGTTTATCTCCGACGCGACTCCGTGACTTGCCGGAGATCTACCACGGCTTCAGCCACCAAGTGTTCAACAAGTTTAAGCCTTGTTTCGACGAGCTCTCCAAAGCTAAGTATCTTCTCTTCCCTTCTCCTTACGAGCTGGAACCAAAAGCTGTAGACTTTTTCACTTCCAAGTTTGATTTCCCGGTTTACACCACCGGTCCGTTGATACCATTCGAAGAACTCTCCGCTGGAAATGACGTCATCAAACCTGAGTACATTCAATGGCTTGACGGGCAACCGGAAAGCTCTGTGCTTTACATATCTCAGGGGAGTTTTCTTTCGGTTTCGGAAGCTGAGATGGAGGAGATAGTGGGAGGAGTGAGAGAGAGTGGAATCTCTTTCCTTTGGGTGGCACGTGGGGGCGAGTCCAAGCTTAAGGAGGCTCTTGAAGGTAGCCCGGGTGTTGTGGTAAGCTGGTGCGATCAGCTGCGAGTGCTGTCCCACAAAGCTGTAGGCGGGTTTTGGACGCATTGCGGGTTTAACTCGACGTTGGAAGGGATATATTCTGGAGTACCGATGCTGACGTTTCCGTTGTTTTGGGATCAGTTTTTGAATGCTAAGATGATTGTTGAGGATTGGAGGGTGGGGATGGGGATCAAGAGCGATAAGAAGACGGAGTTGGTAAGGAGAGACGACATAAAGGAGTTGGTGAAGAGGTTTATGGATGGAGAGAGTGAAGAAGTGAGAGAGATGAGAAGAAGGGCTTGTGATCTTAGTGAGATATGTAGAGGAGCTGTTGCGGAAAGAGGTTCTTCTGATGTTAATATTGACGCTTTCTTGAAAGATATTACCAAGATCGTGTGA
- the LOC103867974 gene encoding mitoferrin yields MATEAAATTASKFPKPDLLPIPQPPDFHPTVLIPSQNDKLRFWHLMVAGSIAGSVEHMAMFPVDTIKTHMQTIRSCPIKPVGITQAFRSIIKTEGPSALYRGIWAMGLGAGPAHAVYFSFYEVSKKYLSGGNPNNSLAHAVSGVFATVASDAVFTPMDMVKQRLQIGKGMYGGVWDCVKRVMREEGFGAFYASYRTTVLMNAPFTAVHFATYEAVKRGLREISPEFVGRGEEEEGLLVYATAGAAGGGLAAVLTTPLDVVKTQLQCQGVCGCDRFKSSSIGEVFRTIIKKDGYRGLARGWLPRMLFHAPAAAICWSTYETVKSFFHDVNGAAA; encoded by the exons ATGGCGACAGAAGCCGCCGCCACAACCGCATCTAAATTCCCAAAACCCGACCTCCTTCCCATCCCACAACCACCCGACTTTCATCCAACCGTTCTCATCCCCTCTCAAAACGACAAGCTCCGGTTCTGGCACCTCATGGTCGCCGGTTCGATAGCCGGCTCCGTCGAACACATGGCCATGTTCCCAGTCGACACCATCAAGACCCACATGCAAACCATCCGCTCGTGCCCCATCAAACCCGTCGGCATCACCCAAGCTTTCCGTTCGATCATCAAAACAGAGGGCCCGTCTGCTCTCTACCGAGGCATATGGGCCATGGGGCTCGGCGCGGGCCCGGCCCACGCCGTCTACTTCTCATTCTACGAAGTCTCCAAGAAGTATCTGTCCGGCGGGAACCCTAACAACTCTTTAGCTCACGCGGTTTCCGGCGTGTTCGCCACCGTGGCGAGCGACGCCGTGTTTACTCCGATGGATATGGTTAAGCAGAGGCTGCAGATAGGGAAGGGGATGTATGGAGGGGTTTGGGATTGTGTGAAGAGGGTGATGAGGGAGGAAGGGTTTGGTGCTTTTTATGCTTCTTATAGGACGACTGTGCTTATGAATGCTCCGTTTACTGCTGTTCATTTCGCCACGTATGAGGCGGTTAAGAGGGGTTTGAGGGAGATTTCGCCCGAGTTTGTTGGTCGcggagaggaggaggaaggtTTGTTGGTTTATGCTACTGCTGGAGCTGCAGGTGGTGGCTTGGCTGCTGTTTTGACCACGCCGCTTGATGTTGTCAAGACGCAGTTGCAATGTCAG GGGGTGTGCGGTTGTGACCGTTTCAAGAGCAGTTCTATAGGCGAAGTGTTTCGCACGATAATAAAGAAAGACGGGTATAGAGGACTTGCTAGAGGATGGCTACCAAGAATGCTCTTCCATGCTCCAGCTGCTGCCATCTGCTGGTCCACTTATGAAACTGTCAAATCATTCTTTCATGATGTCAATGGCGCAGCAGCTTGA